In one window of Chryseobacterium viscerum DNA:
- a CDS encoding 5-fold beta-flower protein, with amino-acid sequence MKKTLFFCSLLFCLSVGAQTIESGSHSTTGYIKSDGTIENNSHSTVGYIKNDGTVENKSRSTIGYIKSDGTIENKSRSTVGYVKEDGTVENSSHSTIGYIKDDGTVENSSHSTIGYARGVKKEWAAVVYFFFKLD; translated from the coding sequence ATGAAAAAAACACTATTCTTTTGTTCCCTGCTCTTCTGTCTTTCCGTAGGTGCCCAAACTATAGAATCCGGAAGCCACAGTACCACAGGATATATTAAAAGTGACGGAACCATAGAAAACAACAGCCATTCCACCGTGGGATACATTAAAAATGATGGGACTGTCGAAAATAAAAGCAGAAGCACTATTGGGTACATCAAAAGTGACGGAACTATCGAAAACAAGAGCCGCTCTACAGTGGGCTATGTGAAAGAAGATGGAACAGTAGAAAACAGCAGCCATTCCACTATTGGTTACATCAAAGATGATGGAACAGTTGAAAATAGCAGCCACAGCACTATCGGGTATGCAAGAGGAGTCAAAAAAGAATGGGCGGCGGTAGTGTATTTCTTCTTTAAACTGGATTAA
- a CDS encoding ATP-binding protein, which produces MESEQLQKLFTHLEKVITWRINNPSEDFNVGAPEFNTNNHENFQLGDYISGKELAHQEVVILLMALLPRLDPSLLKRIYLEFPGSELFDFCSTNDSGRLFYPTIQAAQYILGGDSISGRLKSLDYFSPDSVLSKEELIVFSGSAHEHALMNSQINVHEEAFNKIIFDTELLPKMSNDFPAEQILTRRSWTDLILPQTTLQELKSIEAWYNSSRILMEDWNMQTKLKPGFRVLFHGEPGTGKTLAASLLGKYTQRPVFRVDVSMLVSKYIGETEKQLAKLFNKAENKNWILFFDEADAIFGKRTSVKDSHDKYANQEVSYLLQRIETFSGLIILASNFKNNMDKAFTRRFHSCIQFNNPKHEERLRIWQQNLPEQLQLEDIDLEQIAQRYELTGSNIMNIIQDVSLKTIALKEPGYKVSADMLLDSIKKEYVKEDKIFM; this is translated from the coding sequence ATGGAGTCAGAACAATTACAAAAATTATTTACTCATTTAGAAAAGGTTATTACATGGCGTATAAACAATCCTTCAGAGGATTTTAATGTAGGAGCCCCTGAATTTAACACTAATAACCATGAGAATTTTCAATTAGGAGATTATATTTCAGGGAAGGAGCTTGCCCATCAGGAAGTTGTGATTCTTTTAATGGCTTTATTACCACGATTGGATCCATCATTGCTGAAACGCATTTATTTGGAGTTTCCAGGTAGTGAGCTGTTTGACTTTTGTTCAACCAACGATAGCGGCAGGCTCTTTTATCCTACAATTCAGGCCGCTCAATACATTTTAGGAGGAGATAGTATTTCAGGACGATTGAAATCACTGGATTATTTCAGCCCGGATTCGGTTTTGAGTAAAGAAGAACTCATTGTTTTTTCAGGTTCAGCCCATGAACATGCATTAATGAACAGCCAGATAAATGTTCATGAAGAAGCTTTTAACAAAATCATTTTTGACACGGAATTATTGCCGAAAATGAGCAATGATTTTCCGGCAGAACAAATACTCACACGTCGATCATGGACAGATTTAATACTTCCTCAAACTACGTTACAGGAACTTAAAAGTATTGAAGCCTGGTATAACAGCAGCCGGATTCTTATGGAAGACTGGAACATGCAGACAAAACTTAAACCAGGGTTCAGAGTGTTGTTTCATGGAGAACCGGGAACAGGAAAAACTCTTGCCGCCAGTCTCTTAGGAAAATACACCCAACGTCCTGTTTTCAGAGTAGATGTTTCTATGCTGGTCTCAAAGTACATTGGAGAAACAGAAAAGCAATTAGCTAAACTGTTCAACAAAGCAGAAAATAAAAACTGGATTTTATTTTTTGATGAAGCGGATGCTATTTTCGGAAAAAGAACCTCTGTAAAAGATTCCCATGACAAATATGCCAATCAGGAAGTTTCTTATTTGCTGCAACGCATAGAAACATTTTCAGGGCTTATTATTCTGGCATCCAACTTTAAAAATAATATGGATAAAGCCTTTACGCGACGCTTTCATAGCTGCATACAATTCAATAATCCAAAACATGAGGAGCGTCTGCGTATCTGGCAGCAAAATTTACCCGAACAATTACAGCTTGAAGATATTGATCTGGAACAAATTGCCCAACGATATGAATTGACAGGTTCTAATATTATGAATATCATACAGGATGTAAGCTTAAAAACAATTGCATTAAAAGAACCTGGTTACAAAGTAAGTGCAGACATGTTGTTGGATAGCATCAAAAAAGAATACGTAAAAGAAGATAAAATCTTTATGTAA
- a CDS encoding lysozyme, with translation MKTSQKGINLIVSFEGFSSKPYLDSAGIPTIGYGNTYYPGGKKVTMKDPAISKEKGIELFSSVLPTYEKIVNSKIKLMLTQNQFDALVSHTYNTGGSDGLFSLINKKADEQAIRNWFTTKYITAGGKTLNGLIRRRKAEADLFFSK, from the coding sequence ATGAAAACATCACAAAAAGGAATCAACCTGATTGTATCATTTGAAGGCTTCAGTTCAAAGCCCTATCTGGATTCTGCAGGAATTCCGACAATAGGGTATGGTAACACTTATTATCCGGGAGGAAAGAAAGTAACCATGAAAGACCCTGCAATCAGCAAAGAGAAAGGAATAGAGCTATTTTCATCTGTTTTACCAACTTATGAAAAAATCGTTAACAGTAAAATTAAATTGATGCTTACTCAAAATCAATTTGATGCCCTCGTATCGCATACTTACAATACCGGAGGATCAGATGGACTGTTTTCTTTGATTAATAAAAAAGCAGATGAGCAGGCAATCAGAAATTGGTTTACCACGAAGTACATTACCGCAGGTGGAAAAACTTTAAACGGACTCATCCGCAGAAGAAAGGCTGAAGCTGATCTGTTCTTTTCCAAATAA